One window of the Lachancea thermotolerans CBS 6340 chromosome A complete sequence genome contains the following:
- a CDS encoding FAD-dependent oxidoreductase (conserved hypothetical protein), which yields MLPGISTEVVAGSKMADLVIAGSGVIGLSVAFELLQSPGLQPARIHIIAQHFPGEEPISHEFTSPWAGAHFRPFPHRPESFGADRRESGYTRVTYKRMKTIAAEHPESTIEFMKGADYLEQPPSEYDGMSPGYNKDSLENFREIPKGELPPNVKSGFEYTTYCLNAPEYLGFLQRQVTALCKAKGVELCFKRMTLRSLAQVYEVVPSCDVIFNCTGLGLQLDGSYDPSCFAIRGQTLLLDVPHKTKFAAATVTHQGRDGNWTFVIKRPPVGGKPAQYILGGTKQPGDNCVTPRDMDSHAIMERARALYPELLCESEFSVARVNVGFRPARNGGSRVELESASPGPVIHAYGLGGMGYETSLGVAEHCLRIYRGLKCQRSKAKL from the coding sequence ATGCTTCCGGGTATCTCAACAGAGGTAGTAGCAGGCTCTAAGATGGCAGACTTGGTTATTGCCGGTAGCGGTGTAATCGGCCTCAGCGTCGCGTTCGAGCTCCTTCAGTCACCGGGCTTACAGCCGGCAAGAATTCACATCATCGCTCAACACTTTCCCGGAGAAGAGCCGATAAGTCATGAATTTACATCGCCATGGGCTGGCGCACACTTCAGACCATTCCCTCATCGTCCTGAAAGCTTCGGTGCAGATAGAAGGGAATCTGGGTATACGAGAGTGACTTACAAGCGCATGAAAACAATAGCGGCAGAACATCCGGAGTCTACGATCGAGTTCATGAAGGGAGCAGATTACTTGGAGCAACCTCCCAGTGAATATGATGGCATGAGTCCAGGCTATAATAAAGATAGTCTCGAAAACTTTCGAGAGATCCCGAAAGGGGAGCTGCCTCCCAATGTCAAGTCGGGATTTGAATACACCACTTACTGTCTCAATGCTCCGGAGTATCTCGGGTTCCTCCAAAGACAGGTGACAGCGCTCTGCAAAGCCAAAGGGGTAGAACTGTGTTTCAAGAGAATGACTCTTCGCTCTTTGGCACAAGTTTATGAGGTTGTTCCCAGCTGCGATGTAATTTTTAACTGCACAGGACTTGGGCTCCAATTGGATGGTAGCTATGACCCTTCATGCTTCGCAATAAGAGGTCAAACTTTACTTTTGGATGTTCCTCATAAAACCAAATTCGCGGCGGCAACAGTAACCCATCAGGGTCGTGACGGCAATTGGACATTTGTGATAAAGAGGCCTCCAGTTGGAGGCAAGCCTGCTCAGTATATTTTAGGCGGTACCAAGCAGCCGGGCGACAACTGTGTTACGCCACGTGACATGGATTCTCATGCCATAATGGAAAGAGCCAGGGCGCTTTATCCCGAGTTACTGTGTGAATCTGAATTCTCCGTAGCACGCGTGAATGTTGGCTTCAGGCCTGCGCGAAATGGAGGAAGCCGTGTGGAGCTGGAAAGCGCTTCGCCTGGTCCCGTTATTCATGCTTACGGCCTTGGCGGTATGGGCTACGAAACCTCACTTGGTGTAGCAGAACACTGCTTACGCATTTATAGAGGTTTGAAATGCCAACGGAGCAAAGCCAAGCTCTGA